Proteins from a single region of Candidatus Hydrogenedentota bacterium:
- a CDS encoding 1-acyl-sn-glycerol-3-phosphate acyltransferase, with protein sequence MTAETQENEGYATSRAHSSRLRCAWRILCMLAGTARVVPPYYIGQFRYKTEKERVNLLYRGTQDWLGAMARAIGVEVTVEGTPPEHGSFLAPNHITYADIAVLPVAARMWFVSKADVLKWPLFGWLFRFSRNLTVDRNDRRCLAATNDSIARRIQEGYNVCVFLEGTTSGGTALLPFRAPLLQPALDAGVDIVPVCITWRAGDPAIDLEQDIAYWRGTPMGPHVLRFLGFKGIHCTIRFGDPIKAEGDRKELAEKVHAAVQAMHEEAQRHPARTANRD encoded by the coding sequence GTGACGGCAGAAACCCAGGAAAACGAAGGCTACGCCACCTCGCGCGCGCACTCCAGCCGCCTGCGATGCGCCTGGCGTATCCTGTGCATGCTGGCCGGCACCGCCCGCGTCGTCCCCCCCTATTACATTGGACAGTTTCGCTACAAGACCGAGAAGGAACGGGTAAACCTCCTCTACCGCGGCACCCAGGACTGGCTCGGCGCCATGGCCCGCGCCATCGGCGTCGAAGTTACCGTCGAAGGAACCCCGCCCGAACACGGTTCCTTCCTGGCGCCCAACCACATCACCTACGCCGACATCGCCGTACTGCCCGTCGCCGCCCGCATGTGGTTCGTCTCCAAGGCCGACGTGTTGAAGTGGCCCCTGTTCGGGTGGCTCTTCCGCTTCTCGCGCAACCTCACCGTTGATCGCAACGACCGGCGCTGCCTCGCCGCCACCAATGACAGCATCGCTCGGCGCATCCAGGAGGGCTACAACGTCTGCGTCTTCCTCGAAGGCACGACCTCCGGCGGCACGGCTCTGCTCCCCTTCCGCGCCCCCCTCCTCCAGCCCGCGCTCGACGCCGGCGTCGATATCGTCCCGGTCTGTATTACCTGGCGCGCCGGCGACCCCGCAATAGACCTCGAACAGGACATCGCCTACTGGCGCGGCACGCCCATGGGCCCACACGTCCTGCGCTTCCTCGGCTTCAAGGGCATCCATTGCACCATCCGCTTCGGCGACCCCATCAAAGCCGAAGGCGACCGCAAGGAACTCGCCGAAAAAGTCCACGCCGCCGTCCAGGCCATGCACGAAGAAGCCCAGCGCCACCCCGCACGGACTGCCAACCGAGACTAA
- a CDS encoding TlpA family protein disulfide reductase, which translates to MLSTHRCIVLGLLSGFLASGSAYSAEPARIEGIHYQDGKPASGEIALEYVERGSGKEMKRVHADTEGRFVFEEVEPSEVKVGRFVEYVRIQGGASWPAWTSSHTRILFPKPGETLEVELGNGGWTVRGRMVAPENARIDIGWQAGSSRRLYSIERDEAAPPAGLTREEAEAWRRERYDSEEARAIRGRQRMYVVDVEEDGRFEVADVLPGAYHLYIEVDDDAKDKDKTGPMGSGMASLAVTVPEGEGGEVDLGAITVKLYDHLQPGDAAPAFTAETLEGRSITLSDFQGKYVLIDFWATWCGPCIAEMPKMKALYERFGQHPAFEMLGLSVDNERDRLANYVKDEDLKWVQGYLGPWSETDVLDNYGVRGIPSIFLIGPDGKVVAKNLRGDRVAEAVATALGE; encoded by the coding sequence ATGTTGAGCACGCATCGGTGTATCGTATTGGGGTTGCTGAGCGGTTTTTTGGCGTCTGGTTCGGCGTATTCGGCGGAACCGGCGCGGATCGAGGGAATCCACTACCAGGACGGGAAACCGGCGTCGGGGGAGATTGCGCTGGAATATGTGGAGCGCGGCAGTGGGAAGGAAATGAAGCGGGTTCATGCGGATACGGAGGGGCGGTTTGTGTTCGAGGAGGTGGAACCGAGCGAGGTGAAGGTGGGGCGCTTTGTCGAGTACGTTCGGATACAAGGGGGCGCCTCGTGGCCAGCGTGGACTTCCAGCCATACCCGGATACTGTTTCCGAAACCTGGCGAAACGCTGGAGGTTGAACTGGGGAACGGCGGCTGGACCGTTCGGGGGCGGATGGTCGCGCCGGAGAACGCCCGGATCGACATAGGCTGGCAAGCGGGGAGTAGCCGTCGCCTGTATTCGATCGAGCGCGACGAAGCCGCCCCACCGGCAGGACTCACGCGGGAAGAGGCGGAGGCCTGGCGCAGGGAACGTTACGATTCAGAGGAAGCCAGGGCCATACGCGGGCGCCAGCGCATGTACGTGGTGGATGTGGAAGAAGACGGGCGCTTTGAAGTGGCCGATGTGCTTCCCGGCGCGTATCACTTATACATCGAGGTGGACGACGACGCCAAAGACAAGGATAAAACCGGCCCCATGGGTTCGGGTATGGCGAGCCTCGCGGTGACGGTGCCCGAAGGCGAGGGAGGCGAAGTCGACCTGGGCGCGATAACGGTCAAATTATACGATCATCTTCAGCCGGGGGATGCGGCGCCGGCATTCACGGCGGAGACCCTGGAGGGCAGGTCGATTACGCTTTCGGATTTTCAGGGCAAGTATGTCCTGATTGATTTCTGGGCGACCTGGTGCGGGCCGTGCATTGCGGAGATGCCGAAAATGAAGGCGCTGTACGAGAGGTTCGGGCAGCATCCAGCGTTTGAAATGCTCGGGCTCAGCGTGGACAACGAACGGGACAGGCTGGCGAACTACGTGAAGGACGAGGACCTGAAGTGGGTCCAGGGATATCTGGGGCCGTGGTCCGAGACGGATGTGCTTGACAACTACGGTGTTCGCGGTATCCCCTCCATTTTCCTGATTGGCCCGGACGGTAAGGTTGTCGCGAAAAACCTGCGCGGCGATCGGGTGGCGGAAGCGGTGGCGACGGCCCTGGGGGAGTAG
- a CDS encoding type II toxin-antitoxin system HicB family antitoxin yields MHKYEIIIYWSDEDAAFISVAPELPGCAAHGPTPEDALSNCQSAIDLWIDTAREFGRPIPEPKGRRLQFA; encoded by the coding sequence ATGCACAAGTATGAAATCATCATCTACTGGAGTGACGAAGACGCGGCGTTCATCTCCGTGGCGCCCGAATTGCCTGGTTGCGCCGCGCACGGCCCCACACCGGAAGACGCCCTTTCCAACTGCCAGAGCGCCATTGACCTGTGGATCGATACCGCCCGCGAGTTTGGCCGCCCGATTCCCGAGCCCAAAGGCCGGCGCCTTCAATTCGCATAG
- a CDS encoding IS256 family transposase, with the protein MKDFADYLSQIQEGGEVDIMKLMLETMAKAVMEAGVAEHVGADRHERSEGRKGHRNGYKPRKLKTRVGELSLDVPQVRGTEPYSPLFFAKWERSERALLTACAEMYFMGVSTRKVKHVLEKMGGFSLSASTVSCVAQELDEKLAEFRERRLDEREWPVLMVDACYVKARSHGRVRKQAALVVAGINDDGRREILTWRLADLESEATWTEVFRELRQRGVTGVELVVSDGHLGIQAAVGTQWSQATWQRCWTHFQRNALAKVGHKDKKPLAQELRAARKIEDVKTSLAEAERVAERWENQYPQVATQIREQFEETLATHDLPGPCRRRVYTTNMIERVMAEIKRRTNVVGIFPNVASADRLIGAHLLERHESWVCERARYLTMNWVDERRANTKKQKQNAA; encoded by the coding sequence ATGAAGGATTTTGCGGATTATCTGAGCCAGATTCAAGAAGGAGGGGAGGTAGACATCATGAAGTTGATGCTGGAGACCATGGCGAAGGCGGTGATGGAGGCTGGTGTGGCCGAGCACGTGGGGGCGGACCGTCACGAGCGCTCGGAAGGCCGGAAAGGCCATCGGAACGGGTACAAGCCGCGCAAGCTCAAGACCCGGGTTGGCGAGCTTTCCCTGGATGTCCCCCAGGTGCGCGGCACGGAGCCGTATTCGCCGCTGTTCTTCGCCAAATGGGAGCGGAGCGAGCGAGCGCTTTTGACGGCCTGCGCGGAGATGTATTTCATGGGCGTATCCACCCGGAAAGTGAAGCACGTGCTGGAGAAGATGGGCGGTTTTAGCCTGTCGGCGAGCACGGTTTCCTGCGTGGCCCAGGAGCTGGACGAGAAGCTCGCGGAGTTCCGGGAGCGCCGTCTGGACGAGCGGGAATGGCCTGTACTGATGGTGGACGCGTGCTACGTCAAAGCCCGCTCTCACGGCCGGGTGCGCAAGCAGGCCGCTCTCGTGGTTGCGGGCATCAACGATGACGGGCGCCGGGAAATTCTCACCTGGCGTCTGGCGGATTTGGAAAGCGAGGCCACCTGGACCGAGGTGTTCCGCGAATTGCGCCAGCGTGGCGTCACGGGCGTTGAGCTGGTCGTCTCGGACGGGCACCTGGGCATACAGGCGGCGGTGGGCACGCAGTGGTCCCAGGCCACCTGGCAGCGTTGCTGGACCCACTTCCAGCGCAACGCGCTGGCCAAGGTGGGTCACAAGGATAAGAAGCCGCTGGCGCAGGAGCTGCGGGCCGCCCGGAAGATTGAAGACGTCAAGACAAGCCTGGCCGAAGCGGAGCGCGTCGCGGAGCGCTGGGAGAATCAATACCCGCAAGTCGCCACGCAAATACGGGAGCAGTTCGAGGAGACCCTTGCCACGCACGACCTGCCCGGCCCGTGCCGGCGGCGGGTGTACACGACGAACATGATCGAGCGGGTCATGGCTGAGATCAAGCGGCGAACGAATGTCGTGGGCATCTTCCCCAATGTGGCGTCCGCGGACAGGCTGATTGGCGCGCACCTGCTCGAACGCCATGAAAGCTGGGTCTGTGAGCGGGCGCGCTACCTTACGATGAACTGGGTGGACGAACGCAGGGCGAATACGAAGAAGCAGAAGCAGAACGCGGCATAA
- a CDS encoding alpha/beta fold hydrolase: MLIPEYPYKPRHINRNGLKYSYLDEGQGDPVVMLHGNPTWSFYYRNLIAALKDRHRCIAPDHIGCGLSDKPDDDQYAYTLKSRVDDLEALLDHLGVTENVTLVLHDWGGMIGMAWATRHPERVKRLVILNTSAFHLPPEKRFPLALWLCRVPLLGAALIRGFNAFARAAAEVGCKRNPMPKELRDAYCAPYDSWQNRIATLRFVQDIPLHGKDPAYPIVTEVEIKAKQFNDRPMLICWGMQDFVFDRHFLKRWTDTFPNAKVHRFHDCGHYILEDAKDEVIGLIERFLAQ, translated from the coding sequence ATGCTTATTCCTGAATACCCCTACAAACCCAGGCACATCAACCGCAACGGCCTCAAGTACAGCTACCTCGACGAAGGCCAGGGCGACCCCGTGGTCATGCTCCACGGCAATCCCACGTGGTCCTTCTACTACCGCAACCTTATCGCGGCGCTCAAGGACCGCCACCGCTGCATCGCGCCCGACCACATCGGTTGCGGGCTCTCCGACAAGCCCGACGATGACCAGTACGCCTACACCCTCAAGAGCCGCGTCGATGATCTCGAAGCCCTGCTCGACCACCTCGGCGTCACCGAAAACGTCACGCTCGTCCTCCACGACTGGGGCGGCATGATCGGCATGGCCTGGGCCACGCGCCACCCCGAACGCGTCAAGCGCCTCGTCATCCTCAACACTTCCGCCTTCCACCTGCCGCCCGAAAAGCGTTTCCCCCTCGCCCTGTGGCTGTGCCGCGTCCCCCTCCTCGGCGCGGCGCTCATTCGGGGCTTCAACGCCTTCGCGCGCGCCGCGGCGGAGGTGGGGTGCAAGCGAAACCCCATGCCCAAAGAACTCCGGGACGCCTACTGCGCCCCCTACGACTCCTGGCAGAACCGAATCGCCACCCTCCGTTTCGTTCAGGACATCCCGCTCCACGGCAAGGACCCCGCCTACCCCATCGTCACCGAAGTGGAGATCAAGGCAAAACAATTCAACGATCGCCCCATGCTGATCTGCTGGGGCATGCAGGACTTCGTCTTCGACCGCCATTTCCTGAAGCGATGGACCGACACCTTCCCGAACGCGAAGGTTCATCGTTTCCACGATTGCGGCCACTACATCCTGGAGGACGCAAAGGACGAGGTAATCGGGCTGATCGAGCGGTTTCTCGCGCAATGA
- a CDS encoding AMP-binding protein, whose product MTTETPALSGNIAAHLPRMAQLHPDHLAVAVQRPGGATGRHRYATWTLKQLDDQSDRIAHGLDRVGIGRGVRAVLMVKPSLEFFALTFALFKAGSVPVLVDPGMGIKNLKTCLAEAEPQAFIGIPKAHIARQLFGWGKPTVKTLVSVGPKLFLGGYTLDGITLKEPRPFAPVEPAPGETAAILFTSGSTGIPKGAVYTHENFNAQVEILREDYGIQPGEKDLATFPLFALFGPALGMAAVIPDMDASQPATSNPRHIVDAIHDNHCTNLFASPALIELVGQYGIANGITLPTLKRVISAGAPASNPSLARFAKLLPDDVEIFPSYGATEALPVAFIGSKELLSDTAEATDQGAGVCVGRTVHGVEASVIHIADDPIEHWSDKLHCAPGEIGEITVTGPVVTKAYYNRPDSTKLAKIKHPYLGIIYHRMGDVGYFDDQGRLWMCGRKAHRVVTPEATLFTIPVERIFNTHPAVKRTALVGVSKGGVTIPVLCVEKAPDTGGRDDETIINELKAIGGRHEITRPVHTFLFHPAFPVDVRHNAKIFREELAEWAKGKFS is encoded by the coding sequence ATGACCACCGAAACACCCGCCCTGTCGGGCAATATCGCCGCGCACCTCCCTCGCATGGCGCAGTTACACCCCGATCACCTTGCCGTCGCTGTGCAACGCCCCGGCGGCGCAACCGGACGCCACCGTTACGCCACCTGGACCCTGAAACAATTGGACGACCAGAGCGATCGCATCGCACACGGCCTCGATCGCGTCGGGATCGGGCGCGGCGTCCGCGCCGTCCTCATGGTCAAGCCCAGCCTCGAATTCTTCGCCCTCACCTTCGCGCTCTTCAAGGCCGGCTCCGTTCCCGTGCTCGTGGACCCCGGCATGGGCATCAAAAACCTCAAGACCTGCCTCGCGGAGGCCGAGCCACAGGCCTTCATCGGCATTCCCAAGGCCCATATCGCGCGCCAGCTCTTCGGCTGGGGCAAACCCACCGTCAAAACACTCGTTTCCGTAGGGCCGAAGCTCTTTCTCGGCGGCTACACGCTGGACGGTATCACCCTGAAGGAACCGCGCCCCTTCGCGCCCGTCGAACCCGCTCCCGGCGAAACAGCGGCCATCCTCTTCACCAGCGGCAGCACCGGCATCCCCAAGGGAGCCGTCTACACCCACGAAAACTTCAACGCCCAGGTGGAAATCCTCCGCGAGGATTATGGCATCCAGCCGGGAGAAAAGGATCTTGCCACCTTCCCGCTCTTCGCCCTTTTCGGGCCCGCCCTGGGCATGGCCGCCGTCATCCCCGACATGGACGCAAGCCAGCCGGCGACCTCGAATCCGCGTCACATTGTCGACGCCATCCACGACAACCACTGCACGAATCTCTTCGCCTCGCCAGCCCTCATCGAGCTGGTCGGGCAATACGGCATTGCCAACGGCATCACCCTGCCGACATTGAAGCGGGTCATTTCCGCCGGCGCCCCCGCAAGCAACCCCTCCCTCGCCCGCTTCGCCAAGCTCCTCCCCGACGATGTGGAGATCTTCCCATCCTACGGCGCCACCGAAGCCCTACCCGTCGCCTTCATCGGATCGAAGGAACTCCTCAGCGACACCGCCGAGGCCACCGACCAGGGCGCGGGCGTATGCGTGGGACGCACGGTGCACGGCGTCGAGGCCTCCGTGATCCACATCGCCGACGACCCCATCGAGCACTGGTCCGACAAGCTCCATTGCGCGCCCGGAGAAATCGGCGAGATCACCGTGACCGGCCCCGTGGTCACCAAGGCCTACTACAACCGCCCCGATTCCACGAAGCTTGCGAAGATAAAGCATCCGTACCTCGGCATCATCTATCACCGCATGGGCGACGTGGGTTACTTCGACGATCAGGGCCGGCTCTGGATGTGCGGGCGCAAGGCGCACCGTGTCGTAACCCCCGAGGCCACGCTCTTCACCATCCCCGTCGAGCGTATCTTCAATACCCACCCCGCCGTCAAGCGCACCGCCCTCGTCGGCGTTTCGAAGGGCGGCGTTACCATCCCCGTCCTCTGTGTTGAGAAAGCCCCCGACACCGGCGGTCGCGACGACGAAACCATCATCAACGAATTGAAGGCCATCGGCGGGCGCCACGAAATCACCCGTCCGGTGCACACCTTCCTGTTTCACCCCGCTTTCCCGGTCGATGTGCGGCACAACGCAAAAATCTTCCGGGAAGAGCTTGCGGAATGGGCGAAAGGGAAATTCTCGTGA
- a CDS encoding Rieske 2Fe-2S domain-containing protein, producing the protein MSAAPHKHWSVRTRYYDAAIVAFIVLSAAAFCATTLTLHPDTPILALALRCSAFMALYLLHVVLCLGPLARLNPRFLALRYDRRHLGVCLFLLALLHAVLAIYQYRGPNAFPLMSLFTAYAAEYRGAFASPERLAQIPFEPFGVLALLCLYVLAASSHDFWQRILGPGVWRLLHLLVYPAYLLVVLHVAFGYLQSEFHLVYPLTIAVGAILLLVLHTAAFLKARKPRIATPDVTPPDGFHTVCRASDLPTGTGLGVRIGGHSIAIFASAGRVYATGALCPHQGGPLAEGQIAEGAITCPWHGARFRLDSGQPLSGSAFPVPVYPVCIREGVVFVQPRPLEPGSEPAGAASMDVPSEEASVPPDFHLGEPGRFPAPLYEFLQMASALFVLGGAALLAAFAAAQSPPDPGMITRGHGRTLDGVLRMDPVPALYVPGPADSTGYRPGYYFPLGGPGLTGIPESWREFDGAFISAEGDFFHRHEVAMLQLKSDAPPMRVEPPAGGVVPTPPRVIGDTSISGELVSLPCSLGSMRPGAGKLHRGCAVRCLAAGTTPGLLVHATGNRSTVVLLAGNGNAPLSFDLALAGARVTVEGLLERYDGFSLLRASSIVPYRPE; encoded by the coding sequence ATGAGCGCTGCGCCGCACAAACATTGGTCCGTTCGTACGCGATACTACGATGCCGCCATCGTGGCGTTCATCGTGCTGTCCGCCGCCGCCTTTTGCGCAACCACGCTGACCCTCCATCCCGATACCCCCATCCTCGCGCTGGCGTTGCGATGCAGCGCGTTCATGGCCCTGTACCTCCTCCATGTCGTTCTCTGCCTCGGGCCCCTCGCGCGCCTGAACCCGCGCTTCCTCGCGCTGCGCTATGATCGGCGTCATCTGGGCGTCTGCCTCTTCCTACTCGCCCTGCTCCACGCCGTTCTTGCCATATACCAATACCGCGGCCCCAATGCTTTTCCTCTAATGAGCCTCTTCACCGCCTATGCCGCCGAATACCGCGGCGCATTCGCGTCCCCCGAACGCCTCGCCCAAATTCCCTTCGAGCCCTTCGGCGTGCTCGCACTGCTCTGCCTCTACGTCCTCGCCGCCAGCAGCCACGATTTCTGGCAGCGCATCCTGGGCCCCGGCGTCTGGCGTCTCCTCCACCTGCTCGTCTATCCAGCGTACCTGCTTGTGGTGCTGCACGTGGCCTTCGGCTACCTGCAATCCGAATTCCACCTCGTTTACCCGCTCACGATTGCCGTGGGCGCCATCCTATTGTTGGTCCTGCACACCGCGGCTTTTCTGAAGGCTCGTAAACCGCGTATCGCCACCCCGGACGTGACGCCGCCGGACGGATTCCACACCGTATGCCGCGCCTCCGACCTGCCCACAGGCACAGGCCTGGGCGTGCGGATCGGGGGGCATTCCATCGCCATATTCGCCTCCGCTGGCCGTGTATACGCCACCGGAGCCCTATGCCCCCATCAAGGAGGGCCGCTTGCCGAGGGACAGATCGCGGAGGGCGCCATCACCTGCCCCTGGCACGGCGCCCGCTTCCGGCTGGATTCCGGGCAACCCCTCTCCGGGTCCGCGTTTCCTGTTCCGGTCTACCCGGTGTGCATTCGCGAAGGCGTGGTATTTGTCCAGCCACGCCCCTTGGAACCAGGTTCCGAACCCGCCGGGGCTGCATCCATGGATGTGCCCTCCGAAGAGGCGTCCGTTCCGCCTGATTTTCACCTGGGCGAGCCTGGACGCTTCCCTGCGCCGCTCTACGAGTTCCTGCAAATGGCGTCCGCCCTCTTCGTCCTCGGCGGCGCCGCGCTTCTGGCTGCCTTTGCGGCGGCCCAGTCTCCGCCTGACCCCGGCATGATTACCCGGGGACACGGCCGAACCCTCGACGGCGTCCTACGGATGGATCCCGTCCCGGCCCTGTATGTACCTGGCCCGGCGGACAGTACCGGCTACCGCCCGGGATACTACTTTCCACTCGGTGGGCCCGGCCTGACTGGAATTCCGGAAAGCTGGCGTGAATTCGACGGAGCGTTTATCAGCGCGGAAGGCGACTTTTTCCACCGCCATGAAGTGGCCATGCTGCAACTCAAGTCCGATGCGCCACCGATGCGTGTGGAACCGCCAGCTGGCGGCGTGGTTCCAACCCCGCCTCGGGTAATTGGAGATACCTCCATCTCCGGCGAACTCGTTTCGCTGCCGTGCTCGCTCGGATCGATGCGCCCCGGGGCGGGGAAGCTCCACCGCGGCTGCGCCGTGCGTTGCCTCGCCGCCGGGACAACGCCGGGGCTTCTGGTCCACGCGACAGGCAACCGCTCCACGGTGGTGCTCCTGGCGGGGAACGGCAATGCCCCACTGAGCTTCGACCTGGCGCTGGCGGGCGCCCGCGTCACAGTCGAGGGGCTCCTGGAGCGCTACGACGGCTTCAGCCTGCTTCGGGCCAGTTCGATTGTTCCCTATCGGCCGGAATAG
- a CDS encoding 3-oxoacyl-ACP synthase III: MIYTKAHIDTIAYELAPVVVSSEELEEALAPLYRKLHIPVGQLEALTGIQERRWWPEGYALSDGAIAAGRKALAHSAVQPADIGAVVYCGVGRDNFEPATACRVAGELGIGGNVAVYDLSNACLGVLNGILDVANRIELGQIRAGLVVSAETARDIVHETIEKMLANPTMPYYIESLATLTGGSGAVALLVTDGSFRAPGDQRQLLGGVALAAPEHHGLCTWGLERVDGPLRKQFMSTDAVSVLKHGVALGLQTWEAFLAELNWTRETVAKTICHQVGSANQQAILKSIGMPPEKDFTTFGYLGNMGTVSLPITAAIAGERGFLKAGERVALLGIGSGLNCMMLGVRW, from the coding sequence ATGATCTACACCAAAGCCCACATCGATACCATCGCCTACGAGCTCGCCCCCGTCGTGGTCTCCTCCGAGGAACTCGAAGAGGCCCTCGCGCCCCTCTACCGGAAACTCCACATCCCCGTTGGCCAGCTGGAAGCCCTCACCGGCATCCAGGAGCGCCGCTGGTGGCCCGAGGGCTACGCCCTCAGCGACGGCGCCATCGCCGCCGGGCGCAAGGCCCTCGCCCACTCCGCCGTGCAACCCGCCGATATCGGCGCCGTGGTCTATTGCGGCGTCGGGCGCGACAACTTCGAACCCGCCACCGCCTGCCGCGTCGCCGGCGAACTCGGGATCGGCGGGAACGTGGCGGTCTACGACCTCAGCAACGCCTGCCTCGGCGTCCTGAACGGCATCCTCGATGTCGCCAACCGCATAGAACTCGGCCAGATCCGCGCCGGACTCGTCGTCTCCGCCGAAACCGCCCGCGACATCGTCCACGAGACCATCGAGAAGATGCTCGCAAACCCCACCATGCCCTACTACATCGAGTCCCTCGCCACCCTCACCGGCGGCTCCGGCGCGGTCGCCCTGCTCGTCACCGATGGATCCTTCCGCGCTCCCGGCGATCAGCGCCAGCTGCTCGGCGGAGTCGCCCTTGCCGCCCCGGAGCACCACGGCCTCTGCACCTGGGGCCTCGAGCGCGTGGACGGCCCCCTCCGCAAGCAGTTCATGAGCACCGACGCCGTCTCCGTCCTGAAACACGGCGTAGCCCTCGGCCTCCAGACCTGGGAAGCCTTCCTCGCCGAATTGAACTGGACCCGCGAGACCGTCGCCAAAACCATCTGCCACCAGGTCGGCAGCGCCAACCAGCAGGCCATCCTCAAATCGATCGGCATGCCCCCCGAAAAGGACTTCACCACCTTCGGCTACCTCGGCAATATGGGGACGGTGTCACTGCCGATTACGGCGGCGATTGCGGGTGAGCGGGGGTTTCTGAAGGCTGGGGAGCGGGTGGCGCTTCTGGGGATTGGGAGTGGGTTGAATTGTATGATGCTGGGGGTGCGGTGGTAG
- a CDS encoding NAD-dependent epimerase/dehydratase family protein translates to MTVLVTGGGGFLGGAIVSQLLARGENVRSVARGAYPELEARGVTCVRGDLADPEVAAEAVSGCDAVIHVAAKAGVWGPHDDYYRANVTATRNLLEACREQHIGKLVYTSTPSVTFNGEDESGVDESAPYATRFLCHYAATKARAEQDVLAANSPALATVALRPHLIWGPGDNHLVPRLIARAKAGKVKIVGRGGNLVDATYIDNAAAAHLNALDALAPDAPCAGKAYFISNGEPVAMDVLLNQILAAAGLPPITKKVPAGVAYAAGAAMEAVYNLLGKDEEPIMTRFVARQLATAHWFDISAARRDLGYNPAVSMAEGMERLAVWIRNRRECIP, encoded by the coding sequence GTGACCGTTCTCGTTACCGGCGGCGGCGGGTTTCTCGGCGGCGCGATTGTTTCCCAACTCCTGGCCCGCGGGGAAAATGTGCGCAGCGTCGCGCGCGGCGCCTACCCGGAACTGGAGGCCAGGGGCGTAACCTGCGTCCGCGGCGACCTGGCCGATCCCGAGGTCGCCGCCGAAGCCGTGTCGGGGTGTGACGCCGTGATACACGTCGCCGCGAAAGCCGGCGTCTGGGGGCCGCACGACGATTACTACCGCGCCAACGTCACCGCCACCCGAAACCTGCTGGAGGCCTGCCGCGAACAGCACATCGGTAAACTTGTTTACACCAGCACGCCGAGCGTCACCTTCAACGGTGAAGACGAGAGCGGCGTCGACGAATCCGCCCCTTACGCAACGCGCTTTCTCTGCCACTACGCCGCCACCAAGGCCCGGGCCGAGCAGGATGTCCTCGCCGCGAACAGCCCGGCGCTCGCCACCGTCGCCCTCCGTCCCCACCTCATCTGGGGTCCCGGCGACAACCACCTCGTGCCCCGCCTCATTGCCCGCGCAAAGGCCGGAAAAGTGAAGATCGTCGGCCGCGGCGGCAATCTCGTCGACGCCACCTACATCGACAACGCCGCCGCCGCGCACCTGAATGCCCTCGACGCCCTCGCCCCCGATGCCCCATGCGCGGGGAAGGCCTATTTCATTTCCAATGGCGAACCCGTCGCCATGGATGTCCTCCTGAACCAGATCCTCGCCGCAGCGGGCCTCCCGCCTATCACGAAAAAGGTCCCCGCGGGCGTCGCCTATGCCGCCGGCGCCGCGATGGAGGCCGTATACAACCTCCTTGGAAAGGACGAAGAGCCGATCATGACCCGATTCGTCGCCCGCCAGCTGGCCACCGCCCACTGGTTCGATATTTCGGCCGCGCGGCGCGATCTGGGATACAATCCCGCGGTAAGCATGGCGGAGGGCATGGAGCGCCTCGCGGTATGGATCCGGAACCGCCGCGAATGCATACCATAA
- a CDS encoding type II toxin-antitoxin system HicA family toxin, translating into MTKQDKLIARILRGQSDSNLKFDDIRKLLIQLGFIERIRGSHHVFVMPGSDILINLQRDGRLAKAYQVRQVRETITSRGLLDKEDA; encoded by the coding sequence ATGACCAAACAGGACAAACTGATTGCCAGGATTCTTCGTGGGCAGTCGGATTCGAACTTAAAATTCGATGATATTCGAAAGCTGTTGATCCAGCTTGGATTTATCGAAAGAATTCGCGGAAGTCACCATGTGTTCGTGATGCCTGGGAGTGATATCCTGATAAACTTGCAGCGAGACGGGCGCCTGGCTAAGGCGTATCAAGTTCGGCAAGTAAGAGAAACGATCACGTCCAGAGGCCTGCTCGACAAGGAGGACGCCTGA